In the genome of Paenibacillus sp. FSL R5-0766, one region contains:
- a CDS encoding sensor histidine kinase has protein sequence MSYRTNLFSKMVILILIMLIPVVLLYWYSNHKTTAVLRDELNRSNSNQLEFFQNQVNTHIELLSSWPNLLIHDPDIGSFRRIYADSNYFDLDAINLVKRIQNKLSIQESSSNWATKLYLYSPSLGRVVSERDARSYDKEALRENIISGWDVRKIQDGEDDRFMFSWITVSPYGIKDPANHAETIIKLEFDSDNIRDMLDKFKDDGRHDPFYFREESGVIYNRTSDRSLTNQLMEELSAHKLQDVDNRTVVIGDEPYMVNTVKSSTTGWYLVDYMPLSDILKPIHQSNMLFYSSMICLLLMSFGVAYLFYVQVQVPVKQLIRGFQRLKQEDYSVRIKPKGRNEFSFLSERFNLMVEQIQQLFEHVYLEQIHVREARLKQLQSQINPHFFYNCFSFITSMAKLKRMDAVVAMSHNLSRYYRYTTRQERDVVPLTEEIEFVSCYLEIQRMRMDRIHYKIDLSDEMLRQEVPPLIVQPLVENAVIHGIEADAEAGEIRVSGEKQDGVMVLVVEDDGQGMTQEAREALLSKLRGTMDQEMGCGLWNVNQRLQLRYGEQAGLDVTESELGGLRVTLSWPAEQEFLLENEG, from the coding sequence ATGTCATATCGGACAAACCTGTTTTCCAAAATGGTCATTCTTATTCTGATTATGCTGATTCCTGTAGTGCTTTTGTACTGGTACTCCAATCACAAAACAACAGCTGTTCTCAGAGATGAGTTGAATCGATCAAATAGTAACCAGCTTGAATTTTTCCAAAATCAAGTGAACACACACATCGAACTGTTATCCTCATGGCCGAATCTGCTCATACATGATCCTGATATTGGCAGCTTCCGGCGAATCTATGCGGACAGTAACTACTTTGATCTGGATGCGATCAACCTGGTCAAACGTATTCAGAATAAGCTGAGTATTCAGGAAAGTTCATCCAATTGGGCTACAAAGTTATATCTGTATTCTCCTTCGCTGGGAAGGGTGGTTTCCGAAAGGGACGCACGTTCTTACGATAAAGAAGCGCTAAGGGAAAATATCATTTCCGGCTGGGATGTACGCAAAATTCAGGATGGGGAAGATGATCGGTTCATGTTTAGCTGGATTACGGTATCTCCATACGGTATTAAGGACCCAGCTAATCATGCGGAAACGATTATTAAACTGGAGTTTGATAGTGATAACATTCGGGATATGCTGGACAAATTCAAGGACGATGGCAGGCATGACCCCTTCTATTTCCGTGAAGAATCGGGGGTTATCTATAATCGGACTTCAGATCGTTCATTAACGAATCAGTTGATGGAAGAACTGTCCGCCCACAAACTTCAGGACGTTGATAATCGTACAGTAGTGATCGGGGACGAGCCTTACATGGTTAACACCGTGAAATCCAGTACAACAGGCTGGTATTTGGTGGACTACATGCCGCTATCAGATATTCTGAAGCCCATTCATCAATCGAATATGCTGTTCTATTCTTCCATGATTTGTTTGTTGTTAATGAGTTTTGGTGTGGCGTATTTGTTCTATGTTCAGGTACAGGTACCAGTGAAACAACTCATTCGCGGGTTCCAGCGGTTGAAGCAGGAAGATTATTCAGTGAGGATTAAGCCAAAAGGCCGCAATGAATTCAGTTTCCTGTCCGAACGTTTCAACTTGATGGTGGAGCAGATCCAGCAGTTATTTGAACACGTTTATCTGGAACAGATTCATGTGCGTGAAGCCCGGTTGAAGCAGCTGCAATCGCAGATTAACCCGCACTTTTTCTATAATTGTTTCTCCTTCATTACAAGTATGGCGAAGCTCAAGCGTATGGACGCTGTTGTAGCGATGTCGCATAATCTATCGCGATATTATCGGTATACGACTAGACAGGAGCGGGATGTGGTACCGTTGACAGAAGAGATTGAATTTGTCAGCTGTTATCTGGAGATCCAACGGATGCGTATGGACCGCATTCACTACAAGATTGATCTGTCCGATGAGATGTTAAGACAGGAGGTTCCTCCACTCATCGTGCAACCACTGGTGGAGAATGCGGTGATTCACGGTATAGAAGCGGACGCGGAAGCCGGAGAAATAAGAGTATCCGGGGAAAAACAGGACGGTGTCATGGTTCTTGTGGTAGAAGATGATGGGCAAGGCATGACGCAGGAGGCACGTGAGGCGCTTCTGAGTAAGCTCAGGGGAACGATGGATCAGGAGATGGGCTGTGGCCTGTGGAATGTGAATCAGAGACTCCAGCTTCGATATGGGGAGCAGGCTGGGCTGGATGTAACGGAATCGGAACTTGGTGGATTACGCGTTACGCTGTCTTGGCCTGCCGAGCAGGAGTTTCTTCTGGAGAATGAAGGATAA
- a CDS encoding extracellular solute-binding protein: protein MRAQSTKKRFLTLLATTLSLTVVLAGCSGGSGGGDSATPSTSGTQNEYKEKYDPEVTITTAWGIDPELKFKNGESMENNVATKWAKEKFGINVSALWSVTDTNSAFATKLRLAMSSGQEMPDIVTIGSADNLVAQDLIDSGMYEEVGPLFDKYASDTWKKAMEQDPNVWNQYSRDGKRMGIPVLDYAYNNDYLLWIRQDWLDKLNLKAPKTIDELETVMEAFKNNNPDGLAPEKVTPLSVGFKTSMNTWMGDVSWIFGAYGTLPQQWNLATDGKLEYGSINPGMKQGLTKLSEWLKKGYIPQEAALWDENKTAEPAVAGTAGIIPGPYWMSGWPLLDTVKNVPSAVWKPIEIPTGPEGKAMRHGTQFVNGVTLIKKDMAHPEAFFTYQNYLFDNYADPAPGSPYDNGLFAGYDYQLDANGKQMPIDEIEGGYVNVVRYLLVRDGARIPDAQMKALLNLADGKEPETKLEKDVAVNYGKETPAAAKVLLSQEEISFKNMFTGPTTQTMKSKLDYLNKIENQAFNEIIYGKNPADAFDTFVQTWKSGGGDQITQEVNEWYDSVKK from the coding sequence ATGAGAGCGCAATCAACAAAAAAGAGATTCTTGACGCTTCTCGCTACAACGCTGAGTCTAACTGTCGTTCTTGCAGGATGTTCAGGCGGCAGTGGGGGCGGAGATAGTGCAACACCAAGTACATCTGGAACCCAAAACGAATACAAAGAAAAGTATGATCCGGAAGTAACCATTACAACAGCATGGGGAATCGATCCTGAGCTGAAGTTTAAAAATGGCGAATCCATGGAAAATAACGTTGCAACCAAGTGGGCCAAGGAAAAATTCGGGATTAATGTCAGCGCGCTCTGGTCAGTAACAGACACAAACAGTGCGTTTGCAACCAAACTTCGTCTGGCTATGTCCTCTGGACAGGAAATGCCAGATATCGTGACGATTGGTAGTGCGGACAATCTCGTTGCTCAAGACTTGATCGACTCTGGCATGTACGAAGAAGTCGGTCCACTGTTCGACAAATATGCTTCAGACACATGGAAAAAAGCGATGGAGCAAGATCCTAACGTTTGGAACCAATATAGTCGTGATGGCAAAAGAATGGGTATTCCTGTTCTGGACTACGCATACAACAATGATTACTTGCTCTGGATTCGCCAGGATTGGCTGGACAAGTTGAATCTAAAAGCACCAAAAACAATCGATGAGCTGGAAACCGTTATGGAAGCCTTCAAAAACAATAACCCGGACGGCTTGGCTCCTGAAAAAGTCACTCCGCTCAGCGTTGGTTTCAAAACATCCATGAACACATGGATGGGAGATGTATCCTGGATCTTTGGTGCATATGGCACCTTACCTCAACAATGGAATCTGGCAACTGATGGAAAGCTCGAGTATGGCTCCATTAATCCAGGCATGAAGCAAGGTCTGACCAAATTGAGCGAATGGCTCAAAAAAGGATATATCCCGCAGGAAGCAGCTCTATGGGATGAGAACAAAACAGCAGAGCCAGCAGTTGCAGGAACTGCCGGTATTATTCCAGGACCTTACTGGATGAGTGGGTGGCCACTCCTCGATACAGTGAAAAATGTACCGAGTGCGGTATGGAAACCGATTGAAATTCCTACCGGTCCTGAAGGAAAAGCGATGCGTCACGGAACACAGTTCGTTAATGGTGTTACGTTGATCAAAAAAGATATGGCACACCCAGAAGCATTCTTTACGTACCAGAACTACCTGTTCGACAATTATGCAGACCCGGCACCAGGTAGCCCTTATGATAACGGTCTGTTTGCAGGTTATGACTACCAATTGGATGCAAATGGAAAACAAATGCCGATTGACGAGATTGAAGGCGGATACGTGAACGTTGTACGTTATTTGCTTGTTCGCGACGGTGCTCGTATTCCAGATGCCCAGATGAAAGCACTTCTGAACTTAGCGGATGGCAAAGAGCCTGAAACGAAGCTTGAGAAAGATGTTGCTGTCAATTACGGTAAAGAAACTCCAGCAGCAGCCAAAGTGTTACTGAGCCAAGAAGAAATTTCCTTTAAAAACATGTTCACAGGTCCAACAACACAGACGATGAAATCCAAGCTGGACTATCTGAACAAAATCGAGAATCAAGCATTTAACGAAATTATCTATGGCAAAAATCCGGCGGATGCGTTTGATACCTTTGTACAAACGTGGAAATCGGGTGGCGGTGATCAAATCACGCAAGAGGTTAACGAATGGTATGACAGTGTGAAAAAATAG
- a CDS encoding response regulator, whose product MIDILLVDDETYVTESLELTIPWGELGVTTVLRAASGKEALEIMEENAVDIVVTDIRMPGMSGLDLIAEVSKRWSHIRCILLTGHSDFDYAKKAIQLQAADYILKPVNDDEFMGSVSAAITSLRDEWDEFDKYHRLLYSRKSDYKILRENLMHDLLLGREITARALREQLQQYEIHIDPEQSAVMMLIRLTGRFSSMDQQSLDLMDFAVGNIAEEVLGEQFNVWFGRGPHECLVMFLQNQDQIEAPQMDLETLRISAETFREHVIRYLQGDLSMVVTPSFPFNELTAAYRKSLGSLVLSGPEEHKIIYMDMDQALSKRPENDATQALEELYKPPVLPQLLETKQWEAAARKLNTVFDAAEQVRLSREHVYEMYLSVTNAFMYIAHKQGHLVHEIDHAGFDLLLAHQLIQSPEKLRRWATEMLAKLQEELSDQEGVQSRRHVIKQVQELVTRDTGQDLSVKMIADKVYLHPVYLSKIYKAETGEGLGDYMIRMRMERALYLLKNSNKKIYEITSELGYQNPQYFSKMFKKHYGMTPNEFRDQA is encoded by the coding sequence TTGATTGATATATTGCTGGTAGATGATGAGACATACGTAACAGAAAGTCTGGAACTTACGATCCCCTGGGGAGAGCTTGGAGTAACGACCGTGCTGCGTGCCGCATCTGGTAAAGAAGCGTTGGAGATTATGGAGGAAAATGCAGTAGACATCGTAGTTACCGATATTCGCATGCCTGGCATGTCCGGACTGGATCTCATTGCAGAGGTAAGCAAGCGCTGGTCTCATATCCGCTGTATTTTACTAACGGGTCACAGTGATTTTGATTATGCTAAAAAAGCTATTCAATTGCAGGCAGCGGATTATATCCTGAAACCCGTAAACGATGATGAGTTTATGGGATCGGTGTCGGCAGCTATCACGTCTCTTCGCGATGAGTGGGATGAATTCGATAAATATCACCGGCTGTTATACAGTCGGAAATCTGACTATAAAATTTTGCGGGAAAATCTCATGCATGATCTGCTGCTGGGGCGTGAGATCACGGCGCGGGCACTTCGGGAACAACTGCAACAATATGAGATTCATATCGATCCAGAACAATCGGCTGTGATGATGCTGATTCGCCTTACAGGACGTTTCTCATCAATGGACCAGCAGTCTCTGGATCTGATGGATTTTGCGGTAGGTAATATTGCAGAGGAAGTACTTGGAGAGCAATTTAACGTGTGGTTTGGTCGCGGACCCCATGAGTGTCTGGTTATGTTCTTGCAGAATCAAGATCAGATCGAAGCTCCGCAGATGGACTTGGAGACGTTGAGAATCTCAGCTGAAACTTTCCGTGAGCATGTCATTCGATATTTACAGGGAGATCTGTCCATGGTAGTTACACCGTCATTTCCCTTTAATGAGTTGACAGCAGCTTATCGGAAAAGTCTGGGTTCGCTTGTCCTTTCAGGACCGGAAGAACACAAGATTATATATATGGACATGGATCAGGCGCTCAGCAAAAGACCGGAGAATGATGCGACGCAGGCGCTCGAAGAGCTGTACAAACCACCTGTACTTCCGCAATTGCTCGAGACCAAGCAATGGGAAGCGGCAGCGCGTAAGCTGAACACGGTCTTTGACGCGGCAGAACAGGTACGATTGTCCAGAGAACATGTGTATGAGATGTATCTGTCGGTAACTAATGCATTTATGTATATCGCCCATAAACAGGGGCATCTGGTGCATGAGATTGATCATGCGGGATTCGATCTGCTCCTTGCTCATCAGTTGATTCAATCCCCCGAGAAGCTACGGCGTTGGGCTACCGAGATGCTGGCGAAGCTTCAGGAAGAGTTGTCCGATCAGGAAGGTGTGCAGAGCCGTAGGCATGTAATCAAGCAGGTTCAGGAGCTGGTGACAAGAGATACAGGACAGGATCTGTCGGTGAAGATGATTGCGGACAAGGTATATTTACACCCTGTATATCTATCGAAAATTTACAAGGCAGAGACTGGGGAAGGTCTTGGGGACTACATGATTCGTATGCGCATGGAACGTGCTCTATATCTGCTTAAGAATAGTAACAAAAAAATATACGAGATTACGAGTGAACTTGGTTATCAAAATCCGCAATATTTCAGCAAAATGTTCAAAAAACATTATGGTATGACACCAAATGAATTTCGGGATCAGGCATAA